The proteins below come from a single Plantactinospora sp. KBS50 genomic window:
- a CDS encoding response regulator transcription factor, translated as MTIKVLLAEDQAMIRSGLRLILEDQPDIRVIAEASDGVDAVARARQLRPDVCLVDIRMPRLDGIEVTRALAGRGVAFPLRVIVVTTFDLDEYVYGALRGGAVGFILKDAGPTLLVEAVRAAYQGDALISPSITSRLLRHLTAAGRSGPTPRPSSPLTDREIEVIRAVARGRTNQEVAAELFISLSTVKTHLSTIMSKLQLRNRVEIAAWAWENRVIDSA; from the coding sequence ATGACGATCAAGGTGCTACTCGCCGAAGACCAGGCGATGATCCGCAGTGGGCTGCGGCTCATCCTCGAAGACCAGCCCGACATCCGCGTGATCGCCGAAGCATCCGACGGGGTGGACGCGGTCGCCCGGGCCCGGCAGCTGCGACCGGACGTGTGCCTGGTCGACATCCGGATGCCGCGGCTGGACGGCATCGAGGTCACCCGCGCGCTGGCCGGGCGAGGCGTCGCCTTCCCGTTGCGGGTCATCGTGGTCACTACCTTCGACCTGGACGAGTACGTCTACGGTGCGCTGCGCGGCGGTGCGGTCGGCTTCATCCTCAAGGACGCCGGCCCCACGCTGCTGGTGGAGGCCGTCCGGGCTGCGTACCAGGGTGACGCCCTGATCTCACCGTCGATCACGTCGCGGCTGCTGCGCCACCTCACCGCGGCCGGACGATCCGGCCCCACCCCCCGGCCGTCATCGCCCCTGACCGACCGCGAGATCGAGGTCATCCGCGCGGTCGCCCGCGGCCGCACCAACCAGGAGGTCGCCGCGGAGCTGTTCATTTCCCTGAGCACGGTCAAGACGCACCTGTCCACGATCATGTCCAAGCTCCAGCTGCGTAACCGGGTCGAGATCGCCGCCTGGGCCTGGGAGAACCGCGTTATAGACAGCGCCTGA
- a CDS encoding SDR family NAD(P)-dependent oxidoreductase translates to MTAHTRVATPFTARTTASEILDGVDLTDRRMIVTGGASGIGAETVRALAGAGAEVTVATRNPASADAMVAEFAGPGPGAVRAAALDLADLASVDAFVAAWTGPLHVLVANAGIMAIPTRQLTPQGWELQLGTNYFGHFALARGLHDELRAADSARVVLVSSGAHLREAFDFDDPQFERQPYDPWSAYGRSKAAVVLLAVGISRHWATAGITANALNPGFITTNLQRHMDDETLRAFGAMDEAGNRIEQPYFKTREQGAATTVLLAASPLVEGVTGRYFDDNQEVEVVAGGPEATGGVAAHAVDPAAADRLWAYADQALASRGRG, encoded by the coding sequence ATGACAGCCCACACCCGAGTCGCCACCCCGTTCACCGCCCGCACCACCGCCAGCGAGATCCTCGACGGCGTCGATCTCACCGATCGCCGGATGATCGTCACCGGCGGCGCCTCCGGCATCGGCGCGGAGACGGTCCGCGCCCTGGCCGGCGCCGGGGCGGAGGTCACCGTCGCCACCCGCAACCCGGCGAGCGCCGACGCCATGGTGGCGGAGTTCGCCGGACCCGGACCCGGCGCCGTACGCGCCGCCGCCCTCGACCTGGCCGACCTGGCCTCGGTCGACGCCTTCGTCGCCGCCTGGACGGGGCCGCTGCACGTGCTGGTCGCCAATGCCGGGATCATGGCGATCCCGACCAGACAGCTCACCCCGCAGGGCTGGGAGCTTCAGCTCGGCACGAACTACTTCGGCCACTTCGCACTCGCCCGCGGCCTGCACGACGAACTGCGCGCCGCCGACTCGGCCCGGGTGGTGCTCGTCAGCTCCGGAGCACACCTGCGGGAGGCATTCGACTTCGACGACCCGCAGTTCGAACGGCAGCCGTACGACCCGTGGTCGGCGTACGGTCGGTCAAAGGCCGCGGTGGTCCTGCTCGCCGTCGGCATCAGCCGGCACTGGGCCACGGCCGGGATCACCGCCAACGCCCTCAACCCCGGCTTCATCACCACCAACCTCCAGCGCCACATGGACGACGAGACGCTGCGCGCGTTCGGGGCGATGGACGAGGCGGGCAATCGCATCGAGCAGCCCTACTTCAAGACGCGTGAACAGGGCGCCGCGACCACCGTGCTGCTGGCCGCGTCGCCGCTGGTCGAGGGGGTCACGGGCCGGTACTTCGACGACAACCAGGAGGTCGAGGTGGTGGCCGGCGGCCCGGAGGCCACCGGAGGGGTCGCCGCGCACGCGGTTGACCCGGCCGCCGCCGATCGCCTCTGGGCGTACGCGGACCAGGCTCTGGCGTCCCGCGGACGCGGATAA
- a CDS encoding helix-turn-helix transcriptional regulator, whose amino-acid sequence MDRARLAEFLRTRREALQPEDVGLPRGQRLRRTGGLRREEVAALSDMSTDYYSRIEQQRGPRPSEQMLAAIARGLRLSLQERDHLFRLGGYPTPRRSPRTDHINPGMMRIFDGLGDAAAQVVSSLGETLVQTRLASALLGDETAHTGLARSLHYRWFADPDSRRLHPVEEHPGQSRLIAADLHHAYTRDGRHSWAGRIVDALLVRSPEFAALWREHPVPGPHCGPKIIRHPQLGLLELHCQILVDPDQSQALQVFTATPGSESHGKLQLLSVVAGQGI is encoded by the coding sequence ATGGACCGTGCCCGGCTCGCCGAGTTCCTCCGGACCCGGCGCGAGGCGCTGCAACCCGAGGACGTCGGGCTGCCCCGTGGGCAGCGGCTGCGGCGCACCGGTGGGCTGCGGCGCGAGGAGGTCGCCGCGCTCAGCGACATGTCGACCGACTACTACAGCCGGATCGAGCAGCAGCGCGGCCCGCGCCCGTCCGAGCAGATGCTCGCGGCGATCGCCCGTGGTCTGCGGCTCTCCCTGCAGGAGCGGGACCACCTCTTCCGACTCGGCGGCTATCCCACACCCCGGCGCTCGCCCCGCACCGACCACATCAACCCCGGCATGATGCGCATCTTCGACGGCCTCGGCGACGCGGCCGCGCAGGTGGTGAGCAGCCTCGGCGAAACGCTGGTCCAGACCCGGCTGGCGAGCGCACTGCTGGGCGACGAGACCGCACACACCGGCCTCGCGCGCAGCCTGCACTACCGGTGGTTCGCCGACCCGGATTCCCGGCGCCTCCACCCGGTCGAGGAACACCCGGGACAGAGCCGTCTCATCGCCGCCGACCTGCATCACGCGTACACCCGGGACGGGCGGCACTCGTGGGCCGGGCGGATCGTCGACGCGCTGCTGGTGCGCAGTCCGGAGTTCGCGGCGCTCTGGCGCGAGCACCCGGTGCCGGGGCCGCACTGTGGTCCGAAGATCATCCGGCATCCGCAGTTGGGGCTCCTCGAACTGCACTGCCAGATCCTCGTCGACCCCGACCAGTCCCAGGCGCTGCAGGTCTTCACCGCCACCCCGGGCAGCGAGAGCCACGGGAAGCTCCAACTCCTGTCGGTCGTCGCCGGCCAGGGCATCTGA
- a CDS encoding SDR family oxidoreductase codes for MESVTVPELTGKLAVVTGGSDGLGLGLARRLAQAGAEVVLPVRNPDKGAAAAGKVGAAVPGATISTRNLDLASLGSIRAFSDTMRDEGRPIHILVNNAGVMTPPTRHTTTDGLELQFGTNHIGHVALTAGLLPLLRAGRARVTTMSSSAARYGKLDWDDLQSERRYSPVGAYNRSKLATLHFGLELDRRSRAAGWGIISNVAHPGTTMTNLYAAGPNLGRSRPSAHEAVLRRLLRWGLFVQAVDAGLLPALHAATSPDARGGRFYGPDGFGQFTGGPTELAIYRSARDTADAARLWTVSEQLAQVAFAG; via the coding sequence GTGGAGAGCGTGACCGTACCCGAGCTGACCGGAAAGCTTGCCGTGGTGACCGGCGGCAGCGACGGTCTCGGCCTCGGACTCGCCCGGCGGCTGGCCCAGGCCGGCGCCGAGGTGGTGCTGCCGGTACGGAATCCGGACAAGGGTGCCGCGGCAGCCGGAAAGGTAGGGGCGGCGGTGCCGGGGGCGACCATCTCCACCCGGAACCTCGACCTCGCCTCACTCGGCTCGATCCGGGCGTTCTCCGACACCATGCGCGACGAGGGACGTCCGATCCACATCCTGGTCAACAACGCCGGGGTGATGACCCCGCCGACCCGGCACACCACCACCGACGGCCTTGAGCTGCAGTTCGGGACGAACCACATCGGCCACGTGGCGCTGACCGCCGGCCTGCTGCCGTTGCTGCGGGCCGGGCGGGCGCGGGTGACCACGATGTCGAGCAGCGCCGCCCGTTACGGGAAGCTCGACTGGGACGACCTGCAGAGCGAGCGGAGGTATTCGCCGGTCGGGGCGTACAACCGGTCGAAGCTCGCCACCCTGCACTTCGGTCTGGAACTGGACCGGCGCAGCCGGGCGGCCGGCTGGGGCATCATCAGCAACGTCGCCCACCCGGGTACCACCATGACCAACCTGTACGCCGCCGGCCCGAACCTGGGCCGCTCCCGGCCGTCGGCGCACGAGGCCGTGCTGCGGCGGCTGCTGCGGTGGGGCCTGTTCGTGCAGGCCGTCGACGCCGGCCTGCTGCCCGCCCTGCACGCGGCGACCAGTCCCGACGCGCGCGGTGGCAGGTTCTACGGGCCGGACGGGTTCGGCCAGTTCACCGGCGGCCCGACCGAACTCGCCATCTACCGGTCGGCCCGCGACACCGCCGACGCGGCCCGGCTCTGGACCGTCTCGGAACAGTTGGCCCAGGTCGCGTTCGCCGGGTGA
- a CDS encoding TetR/AcrR family transcriptional regulator has product MTGTVNNNKKPRRRYTSATRSEGARRTRQAIVDAAGAMFVERGYASTSLADIASCAGVARPTVFAVFGSKAALLKQVLDQALAGDDAPVPVAERPWFQPVWKATTPAAVLDAYAEVCLVIARRAAPLFEAVRRATDDAPEAAELWTVLQANRRAGAEMVVARALELGPLAAELDPATATDVLWIFNDPAHYAALVSQQGWTEDTFRRWLAAMMRNALLPAPPAQSAPE; this is encoded by the coding sequence GTGACGGGCACGGTCAACAACAACAAGAAGCCACGGCGGCGGTACACGTCGGCGACCCGCAGCGAGGGCGCACGTCGTACCCGGCAGGCGATCGTGGACGCGGCCGGCGCCATGTTCGTCGAGCGGGGATACGCCTCGACCTCGTTGGCCGACATCGCGTCCTGCGCCGGCGTGGCCCGCCCTACCGTCTTCGCCGTCTTCGGCTCGAAGGCCGCACTGCTCAAGCAGGTCCTGGACCAGGCGCTGGCGGGCGACGATGCTCCCGTTCCGGTCGCCGAGCGGCCCTGGTTCCAACCCGTCTGGAAGGCCACCACCCCCGCGGCGGTCCTGGACGCGTACGCCGAGGTCTGTCTCGTCATCGCCCGCCGCGCCGCGCCGCTGTTCGAGGCCGTCCGCCGGGCGACCGACGACGCGCCCGAAGCCGCCGAGCTGTGGACGGTGTTGCAGGCCAACCGTCGCGCAGGAGCCGAGATGGTCGTCGCACGGGCGCTGGAACTCGGCCCGCTCGCCGCGGAACTCGACCCGGCCACCGCGACCGACGTCCTGTGGATCTTCAATGATCCGGCGCACTACGCGGCTCTGGTCTCGCAGCAGGGATGGACCGAGGACACTTTCCGCCGGTGGCTGGCGGCGATGATGCGGAACGCGCTGCTACCCGCGCCGCCGGCGCAATCCGCGCCCGAGTGA
- a CDS encoding quercetin 2,3-dioxygenase has product MTEDTQMRPYLRRDGEGESLWFLGSLVTVKAAGEQTGGRLTVVEFVNPPGFAPPLHRHLDEDEMFYILSGDVRFICAGEDFAAGPGDFVLLPARLPHTFIVGADEPLRTLQLTTPSGFEHFAAEAGEPAGSRRLPDPGPIDPVALGHAAARHAIELLGPHHCPDRPRRGSATQLTFLYTLGKCLVRLGELTNGCGKGGSPWRERV; this is encoded by the coding sequence ATGACCGAGGACACCCAGATGCGTCCCTACCTGCGGCGGGACGGCGAGGGGGAATCCTTGTGGTTTCTCGGCAGCCTGGTGACCGTCAAGGCGGCCGGCGAACAGACCGGCGGTCGGCTGACGGTCGTCGAGTTCGTCAATCCGCCCGGCTTCGCGCCGCCGCTGCACCGGCACCTCGACGAGGACGAGATGTTCTACATCCTGTCGGGAGACGTGCGGTTCATCTGCGCCGGCGAGGACTTCGCGGCCGGCCCCGGGGACTTCGTCCTGCTGCCGGCGCGATTGCCGCACACCTTCATCGTCGGCGCCGACGAACCGCTGCGCACCCTGCAACTGACCACACCGTCCGGCTTCGAACACTTCGCCGCCGAGGCAGGCGAGCCCGCCGGGTCACGACGGCTGCCGGACCCGGGGCCCATCGACCCCGTCGCGCTGGGCCACGCCGCCGCCCGGCACGCCATCGAGCTTCTTGGCCCCCACCACTGCCCTGACCGGCCCCGACGCGGCTCTGCGACCCAGCTCACTTTCCTATATACATTAGGCAAGTGCCTAGTAAGGTTAGGTGAGCTGACCAACGGTTGCGGAAAGGGAGGGTCGCCGTGGCGAGAGCGGGTGTGA
- a CDS encoding TetR/AcrR family transcriptional regulator, giving the protein MARAGVTPERLIRAGAELADEVGFDAVTISALARHFNIKVPSLYSHVSNTRDLKIRIALSALDELADRSAAALAGRAGRDALVALGNVYRDYAREHPGRYAATRLRLDPQVAAASAGPRHAQMLRAILRGYHLTETEQTHAVRLIGSTFHGYISLELAGSFDHSEPSSQESWTRVMDGLDTLLRNWPAEQPRR; this is encoded by the coding sequence GTGGCGAGAGCGGGTGTGACGCCGGAACGGCTGATACGGGCCGGCGCCGAGTTGGCCGACGAGGTGGGCTTCGACGCGGTCACCATCTCGGCGCTCGCCCGGCACTTCAACATCAAGGTCCCGAGCCTGTACTCCCACGTCAGCAACACGCGCGACCTCAAGATCCGGATCGCGCTGTCCGCCCTCGACGAACTGGCCGACCGCAGCGCAGCGGCCCTCGCCGGCCGGGCGGGCAGGGACGCGCTCGTCGCCCTGGGGAACGTGTACCGCGACTACGCCCGGGAACACCCCGGCCGGTACGCCGCGACCCGCCTGCGGCTCGACCCGCAGGTCGCGGCCGCCAGCGCCGGACCCCGGCATGCGCAGATGCTGCGGGCGATCCTGCGCGGCTACCACCTGACCGAGACCGAACAGACCCATGCCGTACGGCTGATCGGCAGCACCTTCCACGGCTACATCAGCCTGGAACTGGCCGGCAGCTTCGACCACAGCGAACCGAGTTCACAGGAGTCCTGGACACGGGTCATGGATGGCCTGGACACCCTGCTGCGCAACTGGCCTGCCGAACAACCCCGGAGGTGA
- a CDS encoding GDSL-type esterase/lipase family protein codes for MAWTPCCATGLPNNPGGEVINTWITTPITAALVRGANELETTAHGVRPHRLPAWARAQGPGPQLDMVEAQSSGVRISFRTCATAVELDALATRRGYTGFPARPDGVYDLLVDGRLTAQRSVPGGNLIAIDMATGGTDFRAGPAGTVAFSGLPATDKDVEIWLPWDEITEIVALRTDAPIEPTTGGNRPVWLHHGSSISHGSNAASPSTTWSAIAAARGGVELINLGLGGNALLDPFTARTLRDTAADLISVKIGINLVNADLMRVRAFAPAVHGFLDTIREAHPDVPLLVVSPIFCPIHEDTPGPGAFDIDALREGRIAFVSTGDPAERAAGKLTLRVIRDELARIVTERAATDPNLHYLDGLDLYGEADFAELPLPDRLHPDAAAHRRMGERFATLAFAGGGPFAAADNGRGDRG; via the coding sequence ATGGCCTGGACACCCTGCTGCGCAACTGGCCTGCCGAACAACCCCGGAGGTGAAGTCATCAACACCTGGATCACCACACCGATCACCGCCGCCCTCGTCCGCGGCGCGAACGAGCTGGAAACCACCGCGCACGGCGTGCGGCCGCACCGGTTGCCGGCCTGGGCGCGCGCCCAGGGTCCCGGCCCGCAACTGGACATGGTCGAGGCCCAGTCCTCCGGCGTACGGATCAGCTTCCGCACCTGTGCCACCGCTGTCGAGCTCGACGCCCTGGCCACCCGGCGGGGGTACACCGGATTTCCGGCCCGCCCGGACGGCGTCTACGACCTCCTGGTCGACGGGCGCCTGACCGCCCAGCGCAGCGTGCCCGGGGGAAACCTCATCGCCATCGACATGGCCACCGGCGGCACCGACTTCCGGGCCGGACCGGCCGGCACCGTGGCCTTCAGCGGACTGCCCGCCACCGACAAGGACGTCGAGATCTGGCTGCCGTGGGACGAGATCACCGAGATCGTGGCCCTGCGGACCGACGCACCGATCGAGCCCACCACCGGCGGCAACCGACCGGTGTGGCTGCACCACGGCAGTTCGATCAGCCACGGCTCCAACGCCGCGAGCCCGTCGACCACCTGGTCGGCGATCGCCGCCGCCCGCGGCGGTGTGGAGCTGATCAACCTGGGGCTCGGCGGCAACGCCCTGCTCGACCCGTTCACCGCCCGCACGCTGCGGGACACGGCGGCCGACCTGATCAGCGTCAAGATCGGCATCAATCTGGTGAACGCCGACCTGATGCGCGTGCGTGCCTTCGCCCCGGCGGTGCACGGCTTCCTCGACACGATCCGCGAGGCACACCCCGACGTTCCTCTCCTGGTCGTCTCGCCGATCTTCTGCCCGATCCACGAGGACACCCCCGGCCCCGGCGCCTTCGACATCGACGCGCTGCGCGAGGGTCGGATCGCCTTCGTGTCCACCGGCGACCCCGCCGAACGTGCCGCCGGCAAGCTGACGCTGCGGGTGATCCGCGACGAGTTGGCCCGCATCGTGACGGAACGGGCCGCCACCGACCCGAACCTGCACTACCTGGACGGGCTCGACCTGTACGGCGAGGCCGACTTCGCCGAGCTGCCGCTGCCTGACCGGTTGCACCCGGACGCCGCCGCCCACCGCCGCATGGGCGAACGTTTCGCGACCCTGGCCTTCGCCGGTGGCGGGCCGTTCGCCGCCGCCGACAACGGCCGAGGTGACCGCGGGTAG
- a CDS encoding GNAT family N-acetyltransferase has protein sequence MINAVRLLAAYDEQLRTDAETASAVSVARHGPLHLATFVGGRGFVTYRDLGGADAATIRRLVPAALAHYRADPEIDRVEWKTRGHDHAPGLPETLLENGFVADAPESIMLGEARLLAVDVPLPDGVTLRRVSDEADVRAMSAMQNEVFGVPVGDDLADGLLDRMARDDGMELWVAEAAGRIVSAGRLEPVPGTDFAGIWGGATRTRWRGRGIYRALTAARARSALDLGKTLINSDSTEYSRPILERSGLVKVSTTTPYHWRR, from the coding sequence GTGATCAATGCGGTTCGACTGCTTGCGGCCTACGACGAACAGCTTCGGACCGACGCCGAGACGGCCAGCGCGGTCTCGGTCGCCCGGCACGGGCCGCTGCACCTGGCGACCTTCGTGGGTGGCCGCGGTTTTGTCACCTACCGCGATCTGGGCGGCGCGGACGCCGCCACGATCCGGCGGCTCGTCCCGGCGGCGCTCGCCCACTACCGGGCAGACCCCGAGATCGACCGGGTCGAGTGGAAGACGCGTGGCCACGACCATGCGCCGGGGTTGCCCGAGACGTTGCTGGAAAACGGGTTCGTCGCCGACGCACCCGAGTCGATCATGCTCGGCGAGGCCCGGCTGCTGGCCGTCGACGTTCCGCTGCCCGACGGCGTGACGCTGCGCCGGGTCAGCGACGAGGCGGACGTGCGCGCGATGAGCGCCATGCAGAACGAGGTCTTCGGCGTTCCCGTCGGCGACGACCTGGCCGACGGCCTCCTGGACCGGATGGCCCGCGACGACGGGATGGAGTTGTGGGTCGCCGAGGCCGCGGGACGGATCGTCAGCGCCGGCCGGCTGGAGCCGGTGCCGGGGACCGACTTCGCCGGAATCTGGGGCGGTGCGACGCGTACGCGGTGGCGCGGTCGTGGGATCTACCGCGCGCTGACCGCGGCCCGGGCCCGTTCGGCGCTCGATCTGGGCAAGACCCTCATCAACAGCGACTCCACCGAGTACTCGCGCCCGATCCTCGAACGCTCCGGTCTGGTCAAGGTCTCCACGACGACGCCCTACCACTGGCGGCGGTGA
- a CDS encoding cellulase family glycosylhydrolase encodes MSSTVRRAGLAFVAATLAFAGAVYGVTRSASADAAVQLTAPQLVADMGAGWNLGNQLEANSNGIPSETAWGNPVITQALIDRVKASGFKTIRIPVSYLGKIGAGPNYTVDSAWLNRIKEVVDYAYNQGLYVLINMHGDGYKTITGSWLICDASDQTTIKAKYQKVWQQIATKFQSYNDHLIFESMNEEFDGQYGNPTSTCYSNINAYNQIFVDTVRQTGGTNASRWLLVPGWNTNIEYTAGNYGFVLPTDQYRSSSIPSGEQRIMISVHYYDPWDFTGQEDGNITQWGAAATNSSKKSTWGQEDYMDTMLKKMYDAFVVRGYPVFVGEYGAIDKTSADSANNTYRANFARALVSTSKKYGAATAYWDNGYNGQYGFGLFNRSSATVTQQGIISAIISAAGGTSPTTSPTASPTASPTASPTASPTASPTASPTTSPGGTGSCRVTNAVNAWNTGLTNNITITNTGTAAINGWALTFTLPSGQTIVSGWSATYSPTSGTVTATNASYNGALPAGGSTTIGYQANHTGNDGAPTGFKLNGATCN; translated from the coding sequence ATGAGTTCGACAGTAAGGAGGGCCGGGCTCGCATTCGTCGCCGCCACCCTGGCCTTTGCCGGAGCCGTGTACGGCGTGACAAGGTCGGCCTCGGCCGACGCCGCGGTCCAACTGACCGCCCCGCAACTGGTCGCCGACATGGGCGCCGGCTGGAACCTGGGGAACCAGTTGGAGGCGAACTCCAACGGGATCCCCAGCGAGACGGCGTGGGGCAACCCGGTCATCACGCAGGCCCTCATCGACCGGGTCAAGGCCTCGGGCTTCAAGACGATCCGCATCCCGGTCTCCTACCTGGGGAAGATCGGCGCCGGCCCGAACTACACGGTCGATTCCGCGTGGCTGAACCGGATCAAAGAGGTCGTCGACTACGCCTACAACCAGGGCCTCTACGTGCTGATCAACATGCACGGCGACGGCTACAAGACCATCACCGGATCCTGGTTGATCTGCGACGCGTCCGACCAGACCACGATCAAGGCCAAGTACCAGAAGGTCTGGCAACAGATCGCGACGAAGTTCCAGAGCTACAACGACCATCTGATCTTCGAGTCCATGAACGAGGAGTTCGACGGGCAGTACGGCAACCCGACCTCCACGTGCTACTCGAACATCAACGCGTACAACCAGATCTTCGTGGACACCGTCCGGCAGACCGGCGGCACCAACGCCTCGCGGTGGCTGCTCGTCCCGGGTTGGAACACGAACATCGAGTACACCGCGGGCAACTACGGCTTCGTGCTGCCCACCGACCAGTACCGGTCCAGCTCCATCCCCAGTGGCGAGCAGCGGATCATGATCTCCGTCCACTACTACGACCCCTGGGACTTCACGGGCCAGGAGGACGGCAACATCACCCAGTGGGGAGCGGCGGCGACCAACTCGTCGAAGAAGTCGACCTGGGGACAGGAAGACTACATGGACACCATGCTGAAGAAGATGTACGACGCCTTCGTCGTGCGCGGATATCCGGTGTTCGTCGGTGAGTACGGCGCGATCGACAAGACGTCCGCCGACTCGGCGAACAACACGTACCGGGCGAACTTCGCCCGCGCGCTGGTGTCCACCTCCAAGAAGTACGGCGCCGCCACCGCGTACTGGGACAACGGCTACAACGGCCAGTACGGCTTCGGCCTGTTCAACCGCAGTTCGGCCACGGTGACCCAGCAGGGCATCATCAGCGCCATCATCAGCGCGGCCGGAGGCACCTCGCCGACGACCTCGCCGACCGCCTCACCGACGGCGTCGCCCACCGCCTCGCCCACGGCGTCGCCGACCGCGTCGCCGACCGCCTCGCCCACGACCAGCCCCGGCGGCACCGGCAGTTGCCGGGTCACCAACGCGGTCAACGCGTGGAACACCGGGCTGACCAACAACATCACGATCACCAACACCGGCACCGCCGCCATCAACGGCTGGGCCCTGACCTTCACGCTGCCCTCCGGGCAGACGATCGTCTCCGGCTGGAGCGCCACCTACTCGCCGACCAGCGGGACGGTGACCGCGACCAACGCCAGCTACAACGGTGCCCTGCCGGCGGGCGGCTCGACCACCATCGGGTACCAGGCCAACCACACCGGCAACGACGGAGCCCCCACCGGCTTCAAGCTCAACGGCGCCACCTGCAACTAG
- a CDS encoding TetR/AcrR family transcriptional regulator — MTPLNRTYGLTAPVGRAGQRRLRADAQRNRARLLAAAEEVIAERGAGASTEEIARAAGVGVGTLFRHFPSKEELLSAVYAARLHDLADRAGEMIGADDPTAGLRTLLTYVVQHCAGRNTLVAALAEAGVDPDDESTRAAKRAYSEALAGLLDRTRRAGALRADVGLPELHALIVGAARAAEITPDPQVRARALAVVLDGLRPPAG, encoded by the coding sequence GTGACTCCGCTAAACCGAACGTACGGGCTGACCGCCCCGGTTGGCCGGGCCGGCCAGCGGCGGTTGCGGGCGGACGCGCAACGCAACCGGGCCCGGCTGCTCGCGGCCGCCGAGGAGGTCATCGCCGAACGCGGCGCCGGGGCGTCCACCGAGGAGATCGCCCGGGCCGCCGGGGTGGGCGTCGGAACGCTGTTCCGGCACTTTCCCAGCAAGGAGGAGCTGCTGTCGGCGGTGTACGCGGCCCGGCTGCACGACCTGGCGGACCGGGCCGGCGAGATGATCGGCGCGGACGACCCGACCGCCGGGCTTCGCACCCTGCTGACCTACGTCGTGCAGCACTGCGCCGGGAGGAACACCCTGGTCGCGGCGCTCGCCGAGGCCGGGGTCGACCCGGACGACGAGTCGACCCGCGCGGCCAAGCGGGCGTACTCGGAGGCGCTGGCGGGGCTGCTGGACCGGACCCGCCGCGCCGGCGCCCTCCGCGCCGACGTGGGCCTGCCGGAACTGCACGCGCTGATCGTCGGCGCCGCACGCGCCGCCGAGATCACCCCCGATCCGCAGGTACGCGCCCGCGCGCTGGCGGTGGTCCTCGACGGTCTCCGCCCGCCGGCCGGGTGA